From Pseudarthrobacter equi, a single genomic window includes:
- a CDS encoding PucR family transcriptional regulator, translating into MQQQGVEQLVEQVAQKLGRGLSLEDLDGLLLAYSSNQSHADRVRVNFLLSKKVPADVSAWQLSQGIATAVRPVVVPANPDLGMLGRVCVPLMVRGFRVGYLWVQQDSAEESPTAILTQLPAVNHELELLSGLLLDSNTAESEFRRGREREFLSACAGEPNAVAAVAGWKEVQGRGPWQMVTVLDADGWASGPDPIASTLIHRSTALQATVGVDAALFSAGTETHSVVLFRELSGRANHAQVLVHYQLELAKRSGRPVHRIILGISEGFTRTRQLGEAYRQSKLAAQAAAVDSQLGELVDCRSTGVYQLLASAGGGVGAWADSGSVYFRMLEDHDRNGELIPVLELLYDNDGSVQDVATKLHLHRSSIYNRLGRIRQLLGVDPLKGLPRLELHAALKMRRWAGRPRI; encoded by the coding sequence ATGCAGCAGCAGGGTGTGGAACAGCTCGTGGAGCAAGTGGCGCAGAAGCTGGGCCGCGGCCTTTCGCTGGAAGACCTGGACGGCCTGCTCCTTGCCTACAGCTCCAACCAGTCCCATGCGGACCGTGTGCGCGTGAACTTCCTGCTCAGCAAGAAGGTGCCGGCGGACGTGAGCGCGTGGCAGCTCTCGCAGGGCATCGCCACTGCCGTGCGGCCCGTGGTGGTGCCGGCCAATCCGGACCTGGGCATGCTGGGCCGCGTCTGTGTGCCGCTGATGGTGCGCGGCTTCCGCGTGGGTTATCTCTGGGTGCAGCAGGACTCGGCGGAGGAGAGCCCGACGGCGATCCTCACCCAGTTGCCGGCGGTCAACCATGAGCTGGAGCTGCTGTCCGGGCTCCTGCTGGATTCCAATACGGCCGAGTCGGAGTTCCGGCGCGGCCGCGAACGCGAGTTCCTGTCCGCCTGCGCCGGCGAACCGAACGCCGTGGCCGCAGTTGCCGGCTGGAAGGAAGTCCAGGGCCGCGGCCCGTGGCAGATGGTCACCGTGCTGGATGCCGACGGCTGGGCCAGCGGTCCGGACCCCATCGCATCCACCCTGATCCACCGGTCCACCGCGCTGCAGGCCACCGTGGGCGTGGACGCGGCGCTGTTCAGTGCCGGTACGGAGACCCACTCGGTGGTGCTGTTCCGCGAGCTGTCCGGCCGGGCCAACCATGCGCAGGTCCTGGTGCATTACCAGCTGGAGCTGGCCAAGCGGTCCGGCCGGCCGGTGCACCGCATCATCCTCGGCATCAGCGAAGGGTTCACCCGCACCCGCCAACTGGGCGAGGCGTACCGGCAGTCGAAACTCGCAGCCCAAGCGGCCGCCGTCGACTCCCAACTGGGTGAGCTGGTGGACTGCAGGTCCACCGGCGTGTACCAGCTGCTGGCATCCGCCGGAGGCGGCGTGGGGGCCTGGGCCGACTCGGGGTCCGTGTACTTCCGGATGCTCGAAGACCATGACCGGAACGGCGAACTCATTCCGGTGCTGGAGCTCCTCTACGACAACGACGGTTCGGTCCAGGACGTGGCCACGAAGCTCCATCTGCACCGGAGCAGCATCTACAACCGGCTGGGCAGGATCCGCCAACTGCTGGGCGTGGATCCGCTAAAGGGGCTGCCCCGTCTGGAGCTTCACGCCGCCCTGAAGATGCGCCGGTGGGCTGGCCGGCCGAGGATCTAG
- the ald gene encoding alanine dehydrogenase: protein MIIGVPKEIKNNEFRVAITAAGVHEFRTHGHSVLVERGAGLGSGITDEEYAIAGAEIVTEADDVWSRADMVMKVKEPVKAEYHRFRKGLILFTYLHLAAEPELTQELINSGVTAIAYETVQEGRTLPLLAPMSEVAGRLSVQVGASSLMAPAGGKGVLLGGVPGVRPAKVVVLGAGVAGTNAAAMALGLGADVTILDININRLRELDAQYQGRLKTVASNAYEIEKSVVDADLVIGSVLIPGAKAPKLVTNDLVARMKPGSVLVDIAVDQGGCFEDTHPTTHQEPTYKVHNTIFYCVANMPGAVPNTSTYALTNVTLRYAVSLANLGVKAAFDRDPALAAGLNIAAGHVAHHSVSEAHNLPLVSDWHELVSA, encoded by the coding sequence ATGATCATCGGTGTCCCCAAAGAAATCAAGAACAACGAGTTCCGCGTCGCCATCACCGCCGCCGGCGTGCACGAATTCCGCACCCACGGCCACTCGGTGCTGGTGGAACGCGGCGCGGGCCTGGGCTCCGGCATCACCGATGAGGAATACGCCATTGCCGGCGCCGAGATCGTCACCGAGGCCGATGACGTCTGGTCCCGCGCGGACATGGTCATGAAGGTCAAGGAACCCGTCAAGGCCGAGTACCACCGGTTCCGCAAGGGCCTGATCCTCTTCACGTACCTGCACCTGGCCGCCGAGCCCGAACTGACCCAGGAACTGATCAACTCCGGCGTCACCGCCATCGCCTACGAGACCGTCCAGGAGGGCCGCACCCTCCCGCTGCTCGCCCCCATGTCAGAGGTTGCCGGCCGGCTGTCCGTCCAGGTGGGCGCGTCCTCCCTGATGGCCCCCGCCGGCGGCAAAGGCGTCCTGCTGGGCGGCGTTCCCGGCGTCCGCCCCGCCAAGGTTGTTGTCCTCGGCGCAGGCGTGGCCGGCACCAACGCCGCCGCCATGGCCCTGGGCCTGGGCGCCGACGTCACCATCCTGGACATCAACATCAACCGCCTCCGCGAACTGGACGCCCAGTACCAGGGCCGGCTGAAGACCGTGGCCTCCAACGCCTACGAGATCGAAAAGTCCGTAGTGGATGCAGACCTGGTGATTGGTTCCGTCCTGATCCCCGGCGCCAAGGCCCCCAAGCTGGTCACCAACGATCTCGTGGCCCGGATGAAGCCCGGCTCGGTACTGGTCGACATCGCCGTGGACCAGGGTGGCTGCTTCGAGGACACCCACCCCACCACGCACCAGGAACCCACCTACAAGGTGCACAACACCATCTTCTACTGCGTGGCCAACATGCCGGGTGCGGTGCCGAACACCTCCACCTACGCCCTGACCAACGTCACCCTGCGCTACGCCGTGTCCCTCGCGAACCTGGGCGTCAAGGCTGCTTTCGACCGCGACCCCGCCCTCGCCGCAGGCCTCAACATCGCCGCCGGCCACGTGGCACACCACTCCGTGTCCGAGGCACACAACCTGCCCCTTGTTTCCGACTGGCACGAGCTCGTTTCGGCCTAG
- a CDS encoding Gfo/Idh/MocA family protein produces MTGTEAEPRTIRTAVVGFGLSGSVFHAPLLDADSRYSLDIVATSNADRQAAATGRYPGVRTVPDGRAVLERADSLDLVVLGTPPATHYPLAKAALEAGLDVVVDKPFVISSEEGEELVSLARDLGRTLTVFHNRRWDGDYLTLQKLLAAEALGTVLRFESRFERWTPSIAKAWKARATASDGGGALFDLGSHLIDQAIQLFGPADVAHAELQARRSDERADDDVFLVLRHHSGVLSHLSMNMLCAQQAPRFRVLGSVGGFTKHGVDPQEPFIVAGGSPLDQEYGVEAPDWAGVLGRDGHLDRLPTERGNYPEFYRLLADKILDGGTESPLPLPVNPEDAVEVLRIIEKARELVGGRT; encoded by the coding sequence ATGACCGGAACTGAAGCTGAGCCACGCACCATCCGTACCGCCGTCGTCGGCTTCGGACTCTCCGGCAGCGTCTTCCACGCGCCCCTGCTGGACGCGGACAGCAGGTATTCGCTGGATATCGTGGCCACCTCAAACGCAGACCGGCAGGCGGCGGCGACGGGCCGCTACCCGGGCGTGCGGACCGTGCCGGACGGGCGCGCCGTCCTCGAGCGGGCGGACAGCCTAGACCTCGTGGTCCTGGGCACGCCGCCGGCAACCCACTACCCGCTGGCCAAGGCGGCCCTGGAGGCCGGGCTGGACGTGGTGGTGGACAAGCCGTTCGTCATCTCCAGCGAAGAAGGGGAGGAGCTGGTCTCGCTGGCCCGGGACCTGGGCCGGACCCTGACGGTGTTCCACAACCGGCGCTGGGACGGCGACTACCTCACCCTGCAAAAGCTGCTGGCCGCCGAGGCGCTGGGCACGGTGCTGCGCTTCGAGTCCCGCTTCGAGCGGTGGACGCCGTCGATCGCCAAGGCCTGGAAGGCCAGGGCAACAGCGTCCGACGGCGGCGGCGCACTTTTCGACCTCGGCAGCCACCTGATCGACCAAGCCATCCAGCTCTTCGGCCCGGCCGACGTAGCCCACGCCGAGCTGCAGGCCCGCCGCTCCGACGAGCGGGCCGACGACGACGTCTTCCTGGTGCTCCGCCACCACTCGGGGGTGCTCAGCCACCTCAGCATGAACATGTTGTGCGCGCAGCAGGCCCCGCGGTTCCGCGTGCTGGGCTCCGTGGGTGGCTTCACCAAGCACGGCGTGGACCCGCAGGAACCGTTCATCGTGGCCGGCGGCAGCCCCCTGGACCAGGAGTACGGCGTGGAGGCGCCCGATTGGGCAGGCGTCCTGGGGCGCGACGGCCACCTGGACCGGCTCCCCACCGAACGGGGCAACTACCCCGAGTTCTACCGCCTCCTGGCGGACAAGATCCTCGACGGCGGAACAGAGTCACCCCTGCCCCTCCCGGTAAACCCAGAGGACGCGGTGGAGGTCCTAAGAATCATAGAAAAAGCGCGGGAGCTCGTCGGCGGCAGGACTTAA
- a CDS encoding ABC transporter family substrate-binding protein, producing the protein MRNLNRIGGAAAIAAALALTACGSGGSTGPETAKGQEAGSDLSKLISINEKPAADLEQGGKVTLPLGNIGPDFNGFSNNGNSADNSALQVPINPVAMNSGGMGGCWKVDFTGKVTPNTDFCESVDSEVKDGKQTITIKVNDKATYNDGTPIDVKAFQNTWNILKSPDNGYDIVSSGAYQFVESVEAGSSDKEVIVKTTQPVYPIDSLFFGLIHPAVNSPEVFNEGFNGNMHAEWMAGPFKLDQYDPAAKTVTMVPNDKWWGKKPVLANVTFRQLETSAQIAAFKNGEIDAMSANTIALYKQLEGTKDSDVRRGQRLFAGGMNINAQKITDVAVRKAIFAAVDREALRKVRFNGLNWEEPSSGSMMLLPFSEYYQDNYPVKETGPDAAKKVLTDAGYTANASGVMEKDGKPAAFKISNFGDDPTTLAFTQTLQKQLQAGGMDVGIDQRASADFGKVIGGRDFDMSVSGYTVGPDATDAVKQYYDSKTNENQLGDAELDKKIADLASIEDNAERNKAAMEVEKEHMAKYFSMGVVMNGPQISFVRAGLANYGPSLFQSLSQVPDWTTLGWEKK; encoded by the coding sequence ATGAGGAATCTGAACAGGATCGGCGGAGCTGCAGCCATTGCTGCGGCTCTGGCGCTGACCGCCTGCGGCAGTGGCGGCTCCACGGGGCCGGAGACAGCCAAGGGGCAGGAGGCAGGCAGCGACCTGTCCAAGCTGATCAGCATCAACGAGAAGCCGGCAGCCGATCTTGAGCAGGGCGGCAAGGTCACCCTTCCGCTGGGCAACATCGGCCCGGACTTCAATGGCTTCTCCAACAACGGCAACAGCGCGGACAACTCCGCCCTGCAGGTCCCCATCAACCCGGTCGCCATGAACAGCGGCGGCATGGGTGGCTGCTGGAAGGTCGACTTCACCGGAAAGGTCACGCCCAACACTGACTTCTGCGAGTCTGTGGACAGCGAGGTCAAGGACGGCAAGCAGACCATCACCATCAAGGTCAATGACAAGGCCACCTACAACGACGGCACCCCCATCGACGTGAAGGCGTTCCAGAACACCTGGAACATCCTCAAGAGCCCGGACAACGGCTACGACATCGTCAGCTCCGGCGCCTACCAGTTCGTCGAGTCGGTTGAGGCCGGCAGCAGCGACAAGGAAGTCATCGTCAAGACCACGCAGCCGGTCTACCCCATTGACTCGCTCTTCTTCGGCCTGATCCACCCGGCCGTGAACAGCCCGGAGGTGTTCAACGAAGGCTTCAACGGCAACATGCACGCCGAGTGGATGGCCGGACCGTTCAAGCTGGACCAGTATGACCCCGCGGCGAAGACCGTCACCATGGTCCCCAACGACAAGTGGTGGGGCAAGAAGCCGGTCCTGGCCAACGTCACCTTCCGCCAGCTTGAGACCAGCGCCCAGATCGCCGCGTTCAAGAACGGCGAAATCGACGCGATGTCCGCCAACACCATCGCCCTTTACAAGCAGCTGGAAGGCACCAAGGACTCCGATGTCCGCCGCGGCCAGCGCCTCTTCGCCGGCGGCATGAACATCAACGCCCAGAAGATCACTGACGTCGCCGTCCGCAAAGCCATCTTCGCCGCCGTCGACCGCGAAGCGCTCCGCAAGGTCCGCTTCAACGGCCTGAACTGGGAAGAGCCGAGCTCCGGCTCCATGATGCTCCTGCCGTTCTCTGAGTACTACCAGGACAACTACCCGGTGAAGGAAACCGGTCCGGACGCCGCCAAGAAGGTCCTGACCGACGCCGGCTACACGGCCAACGCCAGTGGTGTCATGGAGAAGGACGGCAAGCCTGCCGCTTTCAAGATCAGCAACTTCGGTGACGACCCCACCACCCTTGCCTTCACGCAGACCCTGCAGAAGCAGCTTCAGGCCGGTGGCATGGACGTTGGCATCGACCAGCGAGCTTCTGCCGACTTCGGCAAGGTCATCGGCGGCCGCGACTTCGACATGAGCGTCTCGGGCTACACCGTAGGCCCGGACGCCACAGATGCCGTGAAGCAGTACTACGACTCCAAGACCAACGAGAACCAGCTGGGCGACGCCGAACTGGACAAGAAGATCGCGGACCTCGCCTCCATCGAGGACAACGCAGAGCGCAACAAGGCGGCCATGGAGGTCGAAAAGGAGCACATGGCGAAGTACTTCTCCATGGGCGTGGTCATGAACGGCCCGCAGATCTCCTTCGTTCGCGCCGGCCTGGCCAACTACGGCCCGTCATTGTTCCAGAGCCTGTCCCAGGTTCCGGACTGGACCACCCTCGGCTGGGAAAAGAAGTAA
- a CDS encoding ABC transporter ATP-binding protein, translating into MSSETTTGSGTTASVNSTADAVERLHIAGLHAPTDAVLSVRDLNVRFNSENGVVHAVRGVDFDLLPGKTLGIVGESGSGKSVTSLAIMGLLPEAAEVTGSVRLKGRELLGLSDKAMCEYRGNELAMVFQDPLSSLTPVYTVGTQIIEALTIHNPTMSKQAKEARAVELLAMVGIPSPKDRLKAFPHEFSGGMRQRVMIAIAIANNPRVLIADEPTTALDVTIQAQVLEVLHTAQEETGAAVVMITHDLGVVAGMADDIMVMYAGKPVETGAVDDIYYNPRMPYTLGLLGAVPRVDVSEKSSLVPIDGIPPNLLHTPTGCSFAPRCPLATDACLDGEPALAPVPGGALHHAACIKSAALGGDVDVHDIFAAPPVPESRFDAIPREDRSTVLQLKDVRKHFPLTKGALLKKRIGTVKAVDGLSFDVREGECFSIVGESGSGKTTTLLEIMEFHKDQDGEVVIGGISNKQAADTKTKNAMRRELQMVFQDPTGALDPRFTVYEVLAEPLQNAGMDRPAIRKRIMELMKLVGLQPDHVNRFPNQFSGGQRQRIGIARALAVNPKLVVLDEPVSALDVSVQAGVINLLDKLRAELGLSYLLVAHDLSVVRHISNRVAVMYLGKIVEIGEVDRVFDNPRHPYTRALLSAIPVPDPHVERTRERIILKGDLPSPLDAPKGCNFATRCPVFAALPAAKQEKCLTLEPPLEAVAPSSAAQALEPAAPAPDQRFACFFPDGELDEDMLVTHDQAEHHAP; encoded by the coding sequence ATGAGCAGCGAAACCACTACCGGGTCCGGCACCACGGCGTCGGTCAATTCCACCGCCGACGCCGTCGAGCGGCTGCACATAGCGGGGCTCCACGCGCCCACTGACGCTGTGCTGTCCGTGCGGGACCTCAACGTCCGGTTCAACTCCGAGAACGGCGTGGTCCACGCCGTCCGTGGAGTGGACTTCGACCTCCTGCCGGGCAAGACCCTGGGCATCGTGGGCGAATCAGGCTCCGGGAAGTCAGTGACATCACTGGCCATTATGGGCCTGCTTCCGGAAGCCGCCGAGGTCACCGGTTCGGTACGGCTCAAGGGCCGCGAACTGCTGGGGCTCAGCGACAAGGCCATGTGCGAATACCGCGGCAATGAACTGGCCATGGTCTTCCAGGACCCGTTGTCCTCCCTGACGCCCGTGTACACCGTGGGCACCCAGATCATCGAAGCGCTGACCATCCACAACCCCACCATGAGCAAGCAGGCCAAGGAAGCCCGCGCCGTCGAGCTCCTGGCCATGGTGGGAATTCCCAGCCCGAAGGACCGGCTGAAGGCCTTCCCGCACGAATTCTCCGGCGGCATGCGCCAGCGCGTGATGATCGCCATCGCCATTGCCAACAACCCCCGGGTGCTCATTGCGGATGAGCCGACGACGGCCCTGGACGTCACCATCCAGGCCCAGGTCCTCGAGGTGCTGCACACCGCGCAGGAGGAAACCGGCGCCGCCGTCGTCATGATCACGCACGACCTTGGCGTGGTGGCGGGCATGGCCGACGACATCATGGTGATGTACGCCGGAAAGCCCGTGGAAACCGGCGCGGTGGACGATATCTACTACAACCCGCGGATGCCCTACACGCTGGGCCTGCTCGGAGCCGTCCCGCGCGTGGATGTATCCGAAAAATCCTCGCTGGTACCCATCGACGGCATACCGCCGAACCTCCTGCACACCCCCACCGGATGCTCCTTCGCGCCGCGCTGTCCGCTGGCCACCGATGCCTGCCTCGACGGGGAACCTGCGCTGGCCCCGGTCCCCGGAGGCGCCCTGCACCACGCCGCCTGCATCAAGTCGGCGGCCCTCGGCGGTGACGTGGACGTCCACGACATCTTCGCCGCCCCGCCGGTACCGGAGTCACGCTTCGACGCCATCCCGCGGGAGGACCGCTCCACCGTCCTCCAGCTTAAGGACGTGCGCAAGCACTTCCCGTTGACCAAGGGTGCGCTGCTCAAGAAGCGAATCGGTACGGTCAAAGCCGTGGATGGACTGAGCTTCGACGTCCGCGAGGGCGAATGCTTCTCCATCGTGGGCGAATCGGGCTCCGGAAAAACCACCACCCTGCTGGAAATCATGGAGTTCCACAAGGACCAGGACGGCGAGGTGGTGATTGGCGGCATCAGCAACAAGCAGGCCGCTGACACCAAGACCAAGAACGCCATGCGGCGCGAACTGCAGATGGTGTTCCAGGACCCCACCGGCGCCCTGGACCCGCGGTTCACCGTGTACGAGGTCCTCGCGGAACCGCTGCAGAACGCCGGCATGGACCGCCCGGCCATCAGGAAGCGGATCATGGAGCTGATGAAGCTCGTGGGCCTGCAGCCGGACCACGTGAACCGGTTCCCCAACCAGTTCTCCGGCGGCCAGCGCCAGCGCATCGGCATCGCCCGCGCACTTGCGGTCAACCCCAAGCTGGTGGTCCTGGACGAGCCCGTCTCGGCACTCGATGTGTCGGTGCAGGCCGGGGTCATCAACCTCCTGGACAAGCTCCGCGCGGAACTGGGGCTGAGCTACCTCCTGGTGGCCCACGACCTCTCCGTTGTCCGGCACATTTCCAACCGCGTGGCGGTGATGTACCTGGGCAAGATCGTGGAGATCGGCGAGGTGGACCGCGTGTTCGACAACCCGCGCCACCCGTATACCCGCGCCCTGCTCTCCGCCATCCCGGTGCCGGACCCGCACGTGGAACGCACCCGGGAACGCATCATCCTCAAGGGCGACCTCCCGTCGCCGCTGGATGCCCCCAAGGGCTGCAACTTTGCCACCCGCTGCCCGGTGTTTGCCGCCCTGCCTGCCGCGAAGCAGGAAAAGTGCCTAACCCTGGAACCGCCGCTGGAAGCTGTGGCACCGTCGTCGGCGGCGCAGGCGCTGGAACCCGCGGCGCCCGCACCGGATCAGCGTTTCGCCTGCTTCTTCCCTGACGGGGAACTGGACGAAGACATGCTGGTGACCCACGACCAGGCGGAACACCATGCACCCTAG
- a CDS encoding ABC transporter permease has translation MTNLNAVDPAAVAQDAHLESADVVIAKSTIIFRRFMRNKTAVAGLVIFLALTVFSFVGGFLTTWDKETIDPFNIGMPPSAEHYLGTSQAGIDLYAMTVEGTRISILIGLIVGLVSVLIAAVYGCTMAYFGGKVDKVMLFVLEALIMMPALLVVAVATSGGGAGLKRDLPSWLLLIIVLLVFSWMGTARLIRSLSMSLMQRDFVKAAQYMGVPPRRIVWRHLVPNIGSLLVLDITRGVTGAILAEVAFSFIGIGIKVPDVSLGVLIGGATSQVQTFPWMFWVPLTVMFLLTGSLAMMNDGLRDAFDPSSSSTGKARKARKIRAEKSK, from the coding sequence ATGACCAACCTGAACGCAGTGGACCCCGCGGCAGTAGCGCAGGACGCGCACCTGGAAAGCGCCGACGTCGTCATCGCCAAGTCCACCATCATCTTCCGCCGCTTCATGCGGAACAAGACCGCCGTGGCCGGCCTGGTCATCTTCCTGGCCCTTACCGTTTTCTCCTTCGTGGGCGGATTCCTCACTACCTGGGACAAAGAAACCATCGACCCCTTCAACATCGGGATGCCGCCCTCGGCCGAGCATTACCTGGGCACCTCCCAGGCGGGGATCGACCTCTACGCGATGACCGTTGAAGGCACCCGCATCTCCATCCTGATCGGCTTGATCGTCGGCCTGGTCTCGGTGCTGATCGCTGCGGTCTATGGCTGCACCATGGCCTACTTCGGGGGCAAGGTGGACAAGGTGATGCTCTTCGTCCTCGAAGCGCTCATCATGATGCCCGCACTCCTGGTGGTGGCAGTGGCCACCAGCGGCGGCGGCGCCGGCCTCAAGCGCGACCTTCCGTCCTGGCTGCTGCTGATCATCGTTTTGCTCGTCTTCAGCTGGATGGGCACCGCCAGGCTGATCCGGTCCCTGTCCATGTCCCTGATGCAGCGGGACTTCGTCAAGGCAGCCCAGTACATGGGCGTCCCGCCGCGGCGGATCGTCTGGCGGCACCTGGTCCCCAACATCGGGTCCCTGCTGGTCCTGGACATCACCCGCGGCGTCACCGGCGCCATCCTCGCCGAGGTGGCGTTCTCGTTCATCGGCATCGGCATCAAGGTTCCGGACGTCAGCCTGGGCGTCCTGATCGGCGGTGCCACCTCACAGGTACAGACCTTCCCGTGGATGTTCTGGGTGCCGCTGACGGTGATGTTCCTGCTCACCGGCTCCCTGGCCATGATGAACGACGGCCTGCGGGACGCGTTCGACCCCAGTTCCAGTTCCACGGGCAAGGCCCGAAAGGCCAGGAAAATCCGGGCGGAGAAGAGTAAATGA